GTTTTGGGTGAACTCTATGGTGGGGCGGTCGAAACGCGTATCGCAAACGATTTTGAAGATCTGATGCCTTGGCTCTTGAGTGACCCCGATAACGAAAGCAATGAACGGAACGGAAGCCTTCCACGAACAATCAGTGAAGCCGCATTCCAAGAAAGCCGCCTTGACACCCTTCGCTCGCGCAACAGCGCCGCATACAAGGGCCTGAATATTCTTGTCCTCCGCGAGGGCGCCCGCGATTTCTTCTGGAAAGCAACGATCAAGGAATTGGCTGACGAAGATACCGCGCTGGACATTCACCACATCTTTCCAAGGGCTTGGTGCGAGGACAACGGGATCAAGGCGAACATATACAATGCTATCGTCAACAAGACGCCCATTTCATACAAGGCTAACCGCATGATCGGGCGCAAAGCGCCATCCGAGTACCTCGCCGCGCTCCAAAAGCATACGCAAGTCGCGTTAGACGATGAAGCAATGAACGACATCCTGACGACACACCGTATCCCTGCCGACCTGCTTCGTGCCAACGATTTCCATGCTTTCTACGCTCACCGAAAGGCTGAACTTCTCAGGCTCGTCGAAAGTGCTATGGGGAAATCCGCGCAGCTTGATCAAACAGGCGTTTTAGCGAACTCGGGGAAGGAAGAATGACCACTGCCCCCATCGTCAACAAGGTCTGGAGTTTCTGTACAACGCTGCGTGACGACGGCGTTGGCTATGGTGATTATCTGGAGCAGCTGACCTACCTCATCTTTCTCAAGATGGCCGACGAATACGCCAAGCCGCCCTATAACCGCGATGTGGGCGTACCAGCTGAATATAATTGGGAGAGTCTTACCGCCCTACGCGGAGCAGAGCTTGAAGCGCATTATATCAAGATCTTGCGCGAACTCGGCCAACACAAAGGTATGCTTGGTCAGATTTTCACCAAGTCGCAGAACAAAATTACCGATCCGGCCAAGCTGTTTCGCCTGATCGCCATGGTGGACGGCACCAAATGGGTGACGCTGGGAGCAGACGTCAAAGGTGACATTTATGAAGGACTGCTGGAGCGAAATGCCGAGGATACGAAATCGGGCGCAGGCCAGTATTTCACTCCGCGTGCACTCATCCGCACAATGGTGGAGTGTATTCGTCCGGAACCGGGAAAGACTATAGCGGATCCAGCCTGCGGTACGGGCGGTTTCTTTCTGGCAGCACATGATTTTCTGACTGATCAGAAGAATTTTGCACTCGACCGTGAACAGAAAGCATTCTTGAAAAACGGCACCTTCCACGGCAACGAGATCGTGGCAGGCACACGGCGTCTTTGCTTGATGAACATGTTTCTGCATGGAATCGGCGAGATGGGCGGCGAACCAAGTGTTTCACCAGCAGATGCGCTGATCTCGCCCCCGTCAGACACCTACGACTATGTTCTCGCCAACCCGCCTTTCGGCAAGAAGAGCTCAATGACCTTCACGAACGCAGAAGGTGAGCAAGAGAGTGACGACCTGACCTACAACCGCCAGGATTTCTGGGCGACGACCTCGAACAAGCAGCTCAACTTCGTTCAACATATCCGAACTATGCTTAAGACCACCGGGCGGGCAGCTGTGGTTGTACCTGACAACGTGCTATTTGAAGGTGGTGCCGGCGAAACAATCCGTCGAAAGCTACTGCAAAATACTGATCTTCATACGATTCTTCGCCTACCGACTGGCATCTTCTA
This is a stretch of genomic DNA from Paracoccus seriniphilus. It encodes these proteins:
- a CDS encoding HsdM family class I SAM-dependent methyltransferase, which gives rise to MTTAPIVNKVWSFCTTLRDDGVGYGDYLEQLTYLIFLKMADEYAKPPYNRDVGVPAEYNWESLTALRGAELEAHYIKILRELGQHKGMLGQIFTKSQNKITDPAKLFRLIAMVDGTKWVTLGADVKGDIYEGLLERNAEDTKSGAGQYFTPRALIRTMVECIRPEPGKTIADPACGTGGFFLAAHDFLTDQKNFALDREQKAFLKNGTFHGNEIVAGTRRLCLMNMFLHGIGEMGGEPSVSPADALISPPSDTYDYVLANPPFGKKSSMTFTNAEGEQESDDLTYNRQDFWATTSNKQLNFVQHIRTMLKTTGRAAVVVPDNVLFEGGAGETIRRKLLQNTDLHTILRLPTGIFYAQGVKANVIFFDNRPASPEAQTSKVWFYDYRTNVHHTLKQKPMTYAHLQDFIACYNPSNRHERVATWSEEKSDGRWRAFEREELLARDKASLDVFWLKDSSMTDLDSLPEPDILLAEIIDNLSAAIASFDELKSV